The following proteins come from a genomic window of Micavibrio aeruginosavorus EPB:
- a CDS encoding LexA family protein: MAPKPDTNAETDSDFIARIARLVTRAGGQNALARASGLSLGAIQRYLKGGEPTRGALIRLATAGNVSLDWLVYGGMDEQSSPAHNPVPVYGFAECGLQGWYNPVRYKINATLDWPDPELYAVVASGLSMVPEGIHPGHICIISPNTRAHTGDAVLIRRNDGASTIKRLVREDDIWVHVQGWLDPEKENAPQIPYTDQIKRSVIEQVAPVIFIKRRA; the protein is encoded by the coding sequence ATGGCACCAAAACCCGACACCAACGCTGAAACAGATTCCGATTTCATCGCACGCATTGCGCGCCTGGTCACCCGTGCCGGGGGCCAGAACGCATTGGCGCGCGCGAGCGGATTATCGCTGGGCGCCATTCAACGTTACCTGAAGGGGGGCGAGCCCACGCGCGGCGCGCTGATCCGTCTGGCCACGGCGGGAAATGTATCGCTCGACTGGCTGGTCTATGGCGGCATGGATGAACAATCATCGCCCGCGCACAATCCTGTTCCGGTCTACGGCTTTGCCGAATGCGGATTACAGGGGTGGTACAATCCCGTGCGGTATAAAATCAACGCGACGCTGGATTGGCCGGACCCGGAACTATACGCCGTGGTGGCCAGCGGGTTGAGCATGGTGCCCGAGGGAATTCACCCCGGCCATATCTGTATCATATCCCCCAACACACGGGCGCACACGGGCGATGCCGTGCTGATCCGCCGCAATGACGGCGCATCCACCATCAAACGACTGGTGCGTGAGGATGATATATGGGTGCATGTGCAGGGATGGCTGGACCCAGAGAAAGAGAACGCCCCCCAAATCCCCTACACCGATCAAATCAAGCGCAGCGTGATTGAACAGGTCGCCCCGGTAATTTTTATCAAGCGGCGCGCGTAA
- a CDS encoding helix-turn-helix domain-containing protein, whose translation MAKDNRSDLNINEKIGENLRLLRQVVGLSQRDLADILGVSYQQVQKYEAGSDRIPVEGFVRLRTTLGISMDSLIADEPDWMPLSNDQMTDDLAADDDARGPTGMPESYDPFVLGQYLQKRVRGVKHPAEGYKIARVVDVLCAG comes from the coding sequence ATGGCCAAGGATAATCGTAGTGATTTGAATATAAACGAAAAAATCGGTGAAAATCTGCGCCTGTTGCGACAGGTGGTGGGGCTGTCGCAACGGGATCTGGCCGATATTCTGGGGGTGTCGTACCAACAGGTGCAGAAATATGAGGCGGGATCAGATCGCATCCCGGTGGAGGGGTTTGTCCGCCTGCGCACCACGCTGGGTATTTCCATGGATTCTCTGATTGCGGATGAACCGGATTGGATGCCCCTGTCGAACGATCAGATGACGGATGATTTGGCGGCGGATGATGATGCGCGCGGACCGACGGGCATGCCGGAATCCTATGACCCTTTTGTCCTGGGCCAATATCTGCAAAAGCGGGTCCGCGGGGTGAAGCACCCGGCGGAGGGGTATAAAATTGCCCGCGTTGTGGATGTGCTGTGTGCCGGATGA
- a CDS encoding metal ABC transporter permease — protein MIDLLLEPFTYMYMVKAIGVSALVGCVCAFLSSYLMLKGWSLMGDALAHSIVPGVALAYLLALPYAAGAFFAGLLAAGSMALVRQKTKLREDTIIGLIFTTFFAVGLLLVSINPMAVNIQSIVLGNILAISDSDVAQVVIISVICLIALTLKWRDLLAVFFDEKHAQSIGLHVMPLKILFFTLLSAATVAALQTVGACLVIAMVVTPGATAYLLTDRFGRLIALAVTIGTLTSAMGAYASYYLNANPGGLIVCLQTLLFFGAFLFSPKYGLVPRKRAMRNAAMGV, from the coding sequence ATGATCGACCTGCTTCTCGAACCCTTTACGTATATGTATATGGTGAAAGCCATTGGCGTCAGCGCGCTGGTCGGATGTGTTTGCGCGTTCTTGTCCTCTTATCTGATGCTCAAGGGCTGGTCCCTGATGGGGGATGCGCTGGCTCACTCCATCGTCCCCGGCGTGGCGTTGGCCTATCTCTTGGCGCTGCCTTATGCCGCCGGAGCCTTCTTCGCTGGCCTCCTGGCCGCGGGCAGCATGGCGCTGGTCCGGCAAAAAACGAAATTGCGCGAAGACACCATTATCGGACTGATCTTCACAACATTCTTTGCCGTTGGCTTGTTGCTGGTGTCCATCAACCCGATGGCGGTCAATATCCAATCCATCGTTCTGGGGAATATTCTAGCCATTTCCGATTCTGATGTAGCGCAGGTTGTCATCATTTCCGTGATCTGCCTGATCGCGCTCACTTTAAAATGGCGGGATTTGTTGGCGGTGTTTTTTGATGAAAAACACGCCCAATCCATCGGCCTGCATGTCATGCCGCTGAAAATTTTGTTTTTCACCCTGCTCAGCGCCGCGACCGTGGCCGCGCTACAGACCGTGGGCGCATGTCTGGTCATCGCCATGGTGGTGACACCGGGGGCCACGGCCTACCTTCTGACCGACCGCTTTGGCCGTTTGATCGCCCTTGCCGTGACCATCGGGACGTTGACCAGCGCCATGGGGGCCTATGCCAGCTATTACCTGAACGCCAATCCGGGTGGATTGATTGTCTGTTTGCAAACCCTTCTGTTCTTCGGTGCCTTTTTGTTTTCACCGAAATACGGGTTGGTGCCGCGCAAACGCGCCATGCGCAACGCCGCGATGGGGGTGTAG
- a CDS encoding metal ABC transporter permease, with translation MDTLYSFLIEPLSHDFMQRALIISTMIGVVCSVFSCFLVLKGWSLMGDAVSHAVLPGIAIAYVIGMPMAIGAFVAGLLCAVGTGYLKNNSRVKEDAVMGILFSGMFALGLVLLTKIETDVHLLHILFGNVLGVSTRDMVEAGSISAIVTAIMVIKRRDLMLYCFDPAHAAVLGLPIKFLHFGLLILLALTIVSALKAAGIILVVAMLIAPGAIGFLLTRSFDRMMMVAVGVSVFSCLAGTIISFHIDAATAPLIVVIQSLFFLGALVWSTTRRPTVKAHT, from the coding sequence ATGGACACGCTGTATTCATTCCTGATCGAACCGCTGTCGCATGATTTTATGCAACGCGCCCTGATCATCTCCACCATGATCGGCGTGGTGTGTTCGGTGTTTTCCTGTTTCCTGGTCCTCAAGGGCTGGTCCCTGATGGGGGACGCCGTATCGCATGCCGTATTGCCCGGCATTGCCATTGCCTATGTCATTGGCATGCCGATGGCGATTGGCGCCTTTGTCGCCGGACTGCTCTGCGCCGTCGGGACGGGGTATTTAAAAAATAACAGCCGGGTGAAGGAAGATGCCGTGATGGGTATTCTTTTTTCCGGTATGTTTGCGCTCGGCCTCGTCCTGCTGACCAAAATTGAAACCGACGTGCATTTGCTCCACATCCTGTTCGGCAACGTCCTGGGAGTTTCCACCCGCGATATGGTTGAGGCGGGAAGTATTTCCGCCATCGTCACCGCCATCATGGTGATCAAACGCCGCGACTTGATGCTGTATTGCTTTGACCCGGCCCACGCCGCCGTTCTGGGCCTGCCCATCAAATTCTTGCATTTCGGCCTGCTGATCCTTCTGGCCCTGACCATCGTTTCCGCATTGAAAGCCGCCGGCATTATTCTGGTGGTCGCCATGTTGATTGCGCCGGGGGCGATTGGCTTCCTGCTGACCCGGTCGTTTGACCGCATGATGATGGTGGCGGTTGGTGTTTCGGTCTTTTCCTGCCTGGCCGGAACGATTATAAGTTTCCACATCGATGCGGCGACGGCCCCATTGATCGTTGTTATTCAATCCCTGTTCTTTCTGGGGGCTTTGGTGTGGTCCACCACGCGCCGCCCAACGGTAAAGGCACACACATGA
- the mntR gene encoding manganese-binding transcriptional regulator MntR: MTPKKKKLVLADPQTQSQWFSRVREAHQTETTEDYVELIADLIDAQQEARLSDLSTRLGVSHATASKVISRLKDEGYVDSEPYRSIFLTDTGRALAQKCKERHEIVLAFLIRLGVPPDTAEFDAEGIEHHISAETLDIFRRFKG, translated from the coding sequence ATGACCCCGAAAAAGAAGAAACTGGTTCTGGCCGATCCGCAGACGCAATCGCAATGGTTTTCCCGCGTGCGCGAAGCCCATCAGACGGAAACCACCGAAGATTATGTGGAACTGATCGCCGATTTGATCGACGCGCAACAGGAAGCCCGATTGAGCGACCTGTCCACCCGGCTGGGCGTGTCCCATGCCACGGCCAGCAAGGTCATATCCCGCCTGAAGGATGAAGGGTATGTGGACAGCGAACCCTATCGATCCATCTTCCTGACGGATACGGGCCGGGCGCTGGCGCAAAAATGCAAGGAGCGGCATGAAATCGTTCTGGCCTTCCTGATCCGGCTGGGCGTGCCACCGGATACCGCCGAATTCGACGCCGAGGGCATCGAACACCATATCAGCGCCGAAACATTGGACATTTTCCGCCGCTTCAAGGGCTAA
- the prmB gene encoding 50S ribosomal protein L3 N(5)-glutamine methyltransferase, protein MPHSSSSALDDLLTVRDFIRYGVSRMIEANVVFGHGTTNAYDEAVFMVLEGLHLPVDQLEPYLDARLIGAEREKMISLINARIATRKPASYLLNRAYIQGIPFYVDERVIVPRSYIGEILCAEDGFIGISDPWEITSVLDLCTGSGCLAILAAHLFPNATVDAVDLSKDALAVAELNVKTLELTDRISLHHGDLFAPLKGKKYDLIITNPPYVDPAEMEVLPPEYRAEPSMALDGGGDGMDIVRRILADAPDYLNDDGGLLCEIGTGRHIIDDEYANLPFLWLDTEDSQGEVFWITRDEMMDV, encoded by the coding sequence GTGCCGCACTCATCTTCTTCCGCTCTTGATGATCTTTTGACCGTGCGCGATTTTATTCGCTATGGCGTCAGCCGCATGATTGAGGCGAATGTTGTTTTTGGCCATGGCACCACAAACGCCTATGACGAAGCGGTCTTTATGGTGCTGGAAGGTTTGCACCTGCCCGTGGATCAGTTGGAGCCGTATCTGGATGCGCGACTGATCGGGGCAGAGCGGGAGAAGATGATCAGTTTGATCAATGCCCGCATTGCGACGCGTAAACCGGCGTCCTATTTGCTCAACCGTGCGTATATTCAGGGCATTCCGTTTTACGTTGATGAACGCGTGATTGTGCCGCGCTCTTATATTGGTGAAATTCTCTGTGCCGAAGATGGCTTTATCGGCATTTCCGATCCGTGGGAGATTACATCCGTTCTGGATCTGTGCACGGGGTCGGGGTGTCTGGCCATTCTGGCGGCGCATTTGTTCCCGAACGCAACGGTGGATGCCGTAGATTTGTCCAAGGATGCGCTGGCTGTTGCGGAATTGAATGTGAAGACACTGGAATTGACGGATCGCATCAGCCTGCATCACGGTGATTTGTTTGCGCCGTTGAAGGGTAAAAAATATGATTTGATCATCACCAATCCGCCTTATGTCGACCCGGCGGAGATGGAGGTGTTGCCGCCGGAATATCGTGCGGAACCGTCCATGGCGCTGGATGGCGGCGGGGATGGCATGGATATTGTTCGCCGCATTCTGGCGGATGCCCCCGATTATTTGAATGATGATGGGGGCCTGTTGTGTGAAATTGGCACCGGGCGGCACATCATTGATGATGAATATGCCAATCTGCCCTTCCTCTGGCTGGATACAGAGGATAGCCAGGGTGAGGTTTTCTGGATCACGCGGGATGAAATGATGGACGTTTGA
- the cysQ gene encoding 3'(2'),5'-bisphosphate nucleotidase CysQ: protein MNKLFDPAYYGALCNMVRRAAIAAGDETLNYFDESGVPETMIKDDGSPVTLADHAAEEIILKALADIDDTVPVVAEESVAAGRIPDLNGVSRFWLVDPLDGTKGFISGSGEYCVNIALIENGVPALGVIYAPVVGELFAGYGPDTALRYMVDDDQEKDIACRRAPRNGLTVMTTRHHGDVDRLNGYLESLKVEKLLKRSSALKFCAIAFGKADLYIRAGETSEWDSAAGHAILLAAGGNVVDASGNPLTYGHADRGFRNPDFAAASDDVLPMLDGLFFTRAA, encoded by the coding sequence ATGAATAAATTATTCGACCCGGCTTATTATGGGGCGCTGTGCAATATGGTCCGTCGCGCGGCCATTGCCGCGGGGGATGAAACGCTGAATTATTTCGACGAATCCGGTGTGCCCGAAACGATGATCAAGGATGATGGGTCACCGGTGACTCTGGCCGATCATGCGGCGGAAGAGATTATTTTGAAAGCGTTGGCCGATATCGACGACACGGTTCCCGTGGTGGCCGAAGAATCCGTGGCCGCGGGGCGCATTCCCGATCTGAACGGTGTGTCACGATTCTGGCTGGTCGATCCGCTGGATGGCACCAAGGGCTTTATCAGCGGCAGTGGCGAATATTGCGTCAATATCGCCCTGATCGAAAATGGCGTTCCGGCCTTGGGGGTGATTTATGCACCCGTGGTTGGCGAATTGTTCGCGGGCTATGGTCCGGACACGGCGTTGCGTTACATGGTGGATGATGATCAGGAGAAAGATATTGCCTGTCGCCGCGCCCCGCGTAACGGCCTGACCGTGATGACCACGCGCCATCATGGTGATGTGGACCGTCTGAATGGATATCTGGAATCGCTGAAGGTGGAAAAGCTGCTGAAGCGCAGTTCTGCTTTAAAATTTTGCGCCATCGCTTTTGGTAAGGCCGATTTGTATATCCGTGCCGGGGAAACATCGGAATGGGACAGTGCGGCGGGGCACGCCATTTTGCTGGCGGCTGGGGGCAATGTTGTGGATGCGTCCGGCAACCCGTTGACCTATGGCCATGCCGATCGCGGATTTAGAAATCCGGATTTTGCCGCCGCGTCGGATGATGTTCTGCCCATGCTGGATGGATTGTTCTTTACGCGCGCCGCTTGA
- a CDS encoding SLC13 family permease, with product MSGIEFFGIAWDIWLIYGLIIGVFVAFLLERMPPDIIALGALAVLILTGILSTKDALSVFSNPAPITIGAMFIISAALERTGCVEYLGRSINRFAGKGQLGLILAVTPVALVISAFMNNTPVVIVLTPVLIALARKMDIASSKVLIPLSYAAILGGTTTLIGTSTNLLVSGIAENSGAARFSMFEITAPGLILAAAGTLFMVLIGRHLLPTRQSLASMIGGGTGKKYIAQLLVPHNSALIGQKLTSSMLNKGEDTHILDVIRHGDSMKDHLDELLLKAGDRIVMETNAGEILGIKESGAVEFDTTTLSDFEPVSASQNVVVEGIVGNNSPLIGKMVSALRFRRNYGVYVVGVHQAEHRTAIGGPKRQQLQMGDALLLEGPIQGMTQLFEDSGLVNLTVQEEQPMRRNKAPLAVLTLIAVVGLAALDVMPIAALAIVGAFFVTVTRCIEPRDIYKTIDWSILFLIFGMLGLSLGMERTGAAALVVEQVVQLAETLGGPLMILAVFYILTSVLTEIVSNNAVAALLAPIAIGVATSLGLDPKPFLVAVMFAASASFATPIGYQTNTFVYGAGGYKFKDFLVIGIPMNLIMFAVSMVVIPKFWPF from the coding sequence ATGAGTGGCATTGAATTTTTTGGCATCGCCTGGGACATCTGGCTGATTTACGGCCTGATCATTGGCGTGTTTGTGGCGTTCCTTCTGGAGCGGATGCCACCTGACATTATCGCGCTCGGCGCGCTGGCCGTTCTGATCCTGACCGGAATTCTGTCCACCAAGGATGCGCTGAGCGTGTTCAGCAACCCGGCTCCCATCACCATCGGGGCCATGTTCATTATTTCCGCCGCACTGGAACGCACAGGATGTGTTGAGTATCTGGGGCGCAGCATCAATCGTTTCGCAGGCAAGGGGCAATTGGGTCTGATCCTGGCGGTCACGCCCGTGGCGCTGGTGATTTCGGCGTTTATGAACAACACACCCGTCGTTATTGTTTTAACACCCGTCCTGATCGCGCTGGCGCGCAAGATGGACATCGCATCATCCAAGGTTTTGATCCCCCTGTCCTATGCCGCCATTCTGGGGGGCACCACGACACTGATCGGCACATCCACCAACCTGCTGGTCAGCGGGATTGCGGAGAACAGCGGTGCGGCGCGCTTTTCCATGTTTGAAATTACCGCCCCCGGCTTGATCCTGGCCGCGGCCGGAACCTTGTTCATGGTGCTGATTGGTCGCCATCTGTTGCCCACACGCCAATCGCTGGCCAGCATGATCGGCGGCGGCACGGGTAAGAAATATATCGCCCAATTGCTGGTCCCGCACAATTCAGCCCTGATCGGACAAAAATTGACCAGTTCGATGCTGAACAAGGGCGAGGACACGCACATTCTGGACGTCATCCGTCACGGCGATTCCATGAAGGATCATCTGGATGAATTGTTGCTGAAAGCCGGTGACCGCATCGTCATGGAAACCAACGCCGGGGAAATTCTGGGTATCAAGGAATCCGGCGCCGTCGAATTTGACACCACCACGCTCAGCGATTTCGAACCGGTCAGCGCATCCCAAAACGTCGTGGTCGAAGGAATCGTGGGCAACAATTCCCCTCTGATCGGGAAAATGGTATCCGCCCTGCGCTTTCGCCGGAATTACGGCGTTTACGTGGTCGGCGTCCATCAGGCCGAGCACCGCACTGCCATCGGCGGCCCCAAGCGCCAGCAATTGCAAATGGGTGACGCCCTGCTGCTGGAAGGCCCCATTCAAGGCATGACGCAATTGTTCGAAGACAGCGGCCTGGTCAATCTGACCGTTCAGGAAGAACAGCCCATGCGCCGGAACAAGGCCCCGCTGGCCGTTCTGACCCTGATCGCCGTGGTCGGGCTGGCCGCGCTGGATGTTATGCCGATTGCGGCATTGGCGATTGTTGGCGCGTTTTTCGTCACCGTAACCCGCTGCATCGAACCGCGTGATATTTACAAGACCATCGACTGGTCGATCCTGTTCCTGATTTTCGGCATGTTGGGATTGTCATTGGGCATGGAACGCACCGGCGCGGCGGCGCTGGTGGTGGAACAAGTGGTGCAACTGGCCGAAACGCTGGGCGGGCCGCTGATGATTTTGGCGGTGTTCTATATCCTGACATCCGTCCTGACGGAAATTGTCAGTAACAATGCCGTGGCCGCCCTGCTGGCCCCGATTGCGATTGGCGTGGCCACATCACTGGGGCTGGATCCCAAACCGTTCCTGGTTGCGGTCATGTTCGCCGCCAGCGCCAGCTTCGCCACACCAATCGGTTACCAGACCAACACATTCGTCTATGGTGCGGGCGGATATAAATTCAAGGATTTTCTTGTCATCGGCATACCGATGAACCTGATCATGTTCGCGGTATCAATGGTTGTGATCCCGAAATTCTGGCCGTTCTAA
- a CDS encoding manganese/iron ABC transporter ATP-binding protein has protein sequence MNDATIHLHNVGVTYPNGHSALHDVNVTLHSGVICGLVGVNGAGKSTLFKTMMGFITPTTGTVTIAGQSVKQALRRNMVAYVPQTEEVDWNFPVLVEDVVMMGRYGHMGFLRNPKQPDRDAVDSALKRVGMLDYKKRQIGELSGGQKKRIFVARALAQGGSIILLDEPFTGVDIKTEASLIELFRSLAAEGRMILVSTHNLGSVPSFCDEVILINRTVIAYGPVETTFTEANLTKVFGGMLRHLQLAGRDLHDDEDSRCVTVLTDDERPLVLYGEQGGERIVKTGRDKP, from the coding sequence ATGAACGACGCCACAATTCACCTGCACAATGTCGGCGTGACGTACCCGAACGGGCACAGCGCCCTGCATGACGTCAATGTCACGCTGCATTCCGGGGTGATTTGTGGCTTGGTCGGCGTCAACGGGGCCGGGAAATCGACCCTGTTCAAAACCATGATGGGGTTTATCACCCCCACCACGGGCACGGTGACCATCGCCGGACAAAGCGTGAAGCAGGCCCTGCGCCGGAACATGGTGGCTTATGTCCCGCAGACGGAGGAAGTGGATTGGAACTTCCCCGTTCTGGTCGAAGACGTGGTGATGATGGGGCGGTACGGTCATATGGGATTCCTGCGCAACCCGAAACAGCCCGACCGCGATGCCGTGGACAGCGCCCTGAAACGCGTCGGCATGCTTGATTACAAAAAACGCCAGATTGGCGAACTGAGCGGCGGGCAGAAGAAACGCATTTTCGTCGCCCGCGCCCTGGCACAAGGCGGATCCATCATCCTGCTGGACGAACCGTTCACTGGCGTGGATATTAAAACCGAGGCGTCCCTGATCGAATTGTTCCGGTCACTGGCCGCCGAAGGGCGCATGATTTTGGTGTCCACCCACAATTTGGGCAGTGTGCCCAGTTTCTGTGATGAAGTGATCTTGATCAACCGGACCGTGATTGCGTATGGGCCAGTTGAAACAACCTTTACCGAAGCGAATTTGACGAAAGTCTTTGGCGGCATGCTGCGCCACCTGCAACTGGCGGGACGCGATTTGCATGATGACGAAGATTCACGCTGCGTTACGGTTCTGACCGATGATGAACGCCCGCTGGTTCTGTACGGAGAACAGGGCGGGGAACGGATCGTAAAAACAGGGCGCGATAAACCATGA